From the Mesorhizobium sp. WSM2240 genome, the window GGCCGCATATTTCGTAAATTCGGCGCTGCGTACATCCATAACAATCATTTTCTCGTGGTTTCGGCTGAACGGGGCGTAGAGCTCCCGCATCATCTTTTCGGTTTCCTGGCTGCTGGTCCCAACAATAATTCGGTCGGGCCTCATGCAGTCCGCCACCGCGGAGCCTTCCTTGAGGAACTCCGGATTGGAGACGACGTCGAACACAAGGTCTTCGCGCCCTCTCGCCTCGAGCCTCTCCGCGATCCTGGACCTTATCCTGTCGCACGTGCCCACCGGCACGGTCGACTTGCTGACGACGATCTTCGGCTCGTCCATTTCGCGTCCGATAACCTCTGCAACGGCGAGCACGTATTTGAGATCGGCCGATCCGTCCTCGCCGGGCGGCGTGCCGACGGCACTCATTAGAATTTGGCCATGCTTCACGGCTGCCGCAGCAACCGTCGTGAACGCGAGGCGGCCCGCCGCATGATTTTCCCTGACAAGACTTTCAAGACTTGGCTCGTAAATCGGGATGAGCCCCTGGTCCAGCCGCTCCACCTTCCCGACGTCAATGTCGACGCACAACACATTATGCCCAACCTCAGCCAGCACCGCCGCCTGCACGAGACCGACATAGCCAATTCCAAAAACCGTCACATTCATCTCAGTTGTTTCCTATGCAAAGGAATCATCGATCACTCTTGAATCCGATCCGCTCAAATCTGCTTGCCGAAGACCGACGTGTGAAGGCGTCCGAAGGTTGAATCAGATGCTGCCGGGGCAGTGCGGTCTTGATGATGATGATGATGATGATATCCTCGATCGGGATAGGTGCCCGTAAACGTCCATCGTCATCACGATGCTGCCATACCCAAGCCGTTCCCGGACGACTTTCGTAGGCAGCCCGAGGCCCTCGTCTGTCTGCCGGTTTATGCACCACGAAGAAGAGAAATGGCGGAGGGCGTGCAGTCCGGGATATTTCGCCGCAAGGTCCGGCTTGCCTCACGTCGACCTCTCGCCTGATATCTACTTAGGCTTGCCGATCGAGTTGAACCGATCCGCACGCCAATGGACGTGGATCTCTCGGCCATCGAGGTCGACGTCGCCCCCCGCAATTCGGAGGCCCGATGTCCTGTGACGATTGCCGTCAGCAATAGAGCCGGCAGCGGCCTTCCAGAGCTCCTACAGGCGCCTTCGCCTCCTCGCGGGTGGATGCCTACGGCGACCTTGACACGGCCTTTCTGGCGCTTCTCCTGCCGCCTCTCCCCCTTGCGACGGCCGCGAATGTTGCGCACGACGTTGCGAGCTGAAAGGCCCCTGTCCTGCGCATCGGCAAGCATCGAGCCGAGGCACACCATCACCTTCCGCAATATTGCTGCCGACCGGCCGGCTTCGCGCAACTGGTCCTCGAAAGCGCGGACGGCCGGAATGTTGAGGGCCGACGGCTTCACGCGGCCGATGAACGTCACGACGTGCAAATTGAGGTGTGAGCGGTAACTGTCGATCGTTGTACGCTCGAGCCCGGCTGCTTCGGCACTCGCGATCCAAAGCTTGCCTGCGACTGCGCCTGTGGCCTGGCGCTGCCGGCGACGTGTGTCCCCAGGCGGCCCTGAACATGCGCAGTGGCAGCGAAGCCGTCGGCGTCCTTCTTGTTCGCGAAGGTCTTCAGCCATCGGATGCCTTTGCCGTCGATATAATCGGCCACCCAGGCGATTTTCTCCTCGCCCTTCGCATTGGTCCACCTGCGCTTGCGGACTGACATCAGAACGGAACCCGCAAAGGTGGTGCAGCATGAGCACCCTGTCAATCGAAACATCAAAAAATCACTGCCATCGACCAGATGGACCACGGCCTGGATTTGCTGCGCTGCGCGGGGATGGCGTTGCATCCGCGGCGCTTGACGACACGTTGCTCGATGCCATCACGAACACCCTGAACGATGCCATCCACAAGCTCGAGCCAGTGCGGGAAGCGGTAAACCGCGCGCATGGGTTAAGCGATCCTGTCCGAACGACGGGAGGCGGCCGCAATGGCTGAAGAGCCTCCCGTTGGTAGCACCACAGGCAGCTCCCATGAGCACAGCGCGGCCGTCGACGAGGCGACCCGCTATCTCACCTCGGTACCGCCACGCGAGCGCCCGAAGCCTCTCGTGCCGGCCATGCGGGAGATGTTCGGCCTGACGACTGTCGAGGTGTGCCAGGCGATCCAGGAAAGCCGTCTGATCCGAGCGAGGGAGCCATTGCCCCTGCCGGCGCGGAGAGCAGACACGGATCACCAAAAAAAGCGTTCACCAGCGCTAAGCTCGAAATCCTCGATTGCATTTCAATGGATCCTCGGTCAAGGCTGCTGAGTTCCGCGTCGCCTACCGGCTGGTCCAGCATGCCAACAGCGAGGGCGGAGCGATTTTCCCCTCTCAGGAACGCCTGGCAGATCAGACCGGAACGAAGGTGCGCATCGTGCGCGCCTGAATCGCAGACCTCGTCGAGAAGGGTTGGCTTCACGTCATCCGACCGAACAAACGCACGCCAAATCTCTACCGGTTCGACGGGCGCCACATCGAGGCTCGCCTCCGGATAGCATCCCTGGCGCAGGTGCTTGGCAAGCACATTGAAGAGGCGTCGATGTTCCATGCGTTCCAAGAACCGCATCCTGGCACTGAGCCGTCAGATCGACAGCACAACCACACTCAGCCTGAAACTCCCCGATTGTCAAGCGAAGCGAGGATTTGACCCCTTTGGCGAAGTGAAGAACTGACCCCCTTCACTGGTTTGCTGTTTCGTTGGTTTCGAGCGCCGGTCCGACCTTCTGCAGAAGGCCAGACCGGCGCTTTTCGCGGAGCCGGTAGCTGTCGCCCCGGATGGTGATCACCGTCGAGTGATGAAGCAGACGATCCAGGATGGCCGTGGCGACGACGGCGTCTCCAAAAACGCTTCCCCATTCTCCCACGGAGCGATTGGAAGTGATCAGAATCGATCCCTTCTCGTAGCGTCGCGACACCAGCTGGAAGAACAGGTGGGCGGCATTGGCCTCGAAGGGCAGATAGCCCAGCTCGTCGATGATCAGCAGCTTCGGCCGCGACAAAGTCGTCAAGTGTTTGTCGAGTAAGCCGTCGGCGTGCGCCTTGGCCAGCATCGCCACCAGCGTCGCCGCCGTGACGAACTGCACGTTGTAATTCTGGCGGATCGCCTCGCGGCCCAAGCTGACAGCCAAATGGGTCTTGCCTGTTCCGGGCGGCCCAAGGAACAGGACCGTGTCGCCGTGGGCGATCCAACGGCAGGTTGCCAGTTCCCTGATCTGCTCCTGATCCAGCGAGGGCTGCGCCTCGTAGTCGAAGCCGTCCAGTTCGCGCACGAACGGGAACTGAGCAAGTTTGCTCGACATGGAGATGCGCCGCTCGTCACGGCGGGCGATCTCGCGCGACACCAGGAAGCCGAGGGCTTCGCGTAAGTTCATCTTCGAGCGGGCAGCCTCATCCAGCAACGTGTCGAGCTGGTCGCGGATCGCCGTCAGCTTCAGCCGATCGAGCGTTGCGATGAGCATGTCATGATCAACGGTCGTCATCACCAGCCCCCTCCGACGACCGCCTCGTATTCAGCGAGCGGTCGCAGCAAGGCGGCTGGAGCGACCTCAATGGGAACTGCACGCACCGGCCCTTCAAAGCCGGCTACACCGACAAAATGAGCGCGGTCCACGATCCGTTGTCGGCGCCCCCGGCAAAAGGCATGGTCTGCGACGACCTGGCCCGCATGACGAATGATCACGCGGCCGGCCAGAACCACGACCTGGACGCTCTCTCCGATTAGTCGCCAGGGGACGGAGTAACTGTTCGTGTCGAGATCGATCGCGCAGTCGGCCTGAACCTTGCGGACCAGATCCCTCAACTGACCAAACGGGGCACGGCCAGCCAAGGGGCGAAGCGCACGAGCTTCATCGCCAAAGCGTTCCACCGGCGCAACGCCGGTGGTGCCGTGTTCACGCTGGTCGGCGACCTCGCGTGTCCACCGGTCCAGATGCGTCTCGAACGCCGCCCAGCTCTCGAACCGGCGTCCGGCGATTGCGTTCTTCTTGACGTAGCCGACCCCGCGTTCGTCTTTCCCTTTCGTGCGGGCCCGGTAGGGAGCACAGGCCCGCGGCGTAAAGCCCCAGTACCGGGCGAAGGCATGCAGCCGCGTGTTGAACCTCACCTCGCGCGTCACCGCGTCGTGGTGTTCGACCAGCGCCTTCGCATTGTCGATCAAGACTTCCGCCGGGACGCCGCCGAACCGCAGGAATGCGCCTTCCATCCCCTCAAACCAGTCGGTTTGGCGCTCTCGAAGTGAGGCGCGGATATGCATCCGGCGGGAATAGCCAAGCGTGGCGACAAACACATGGATCCGCACACGCTCGCCGCCGATCCACACCTTCGTGTCGCCGAAGTCGATCTGCATCTGATGGCCGGGCGCCGTCTCAAAGCGGACCGTCGCCCGCTTCTGCGCCTTCAATTCCCGTCGCCAGCACTTCACCCTCAGCTCTACCGAGCGAAGCCCGATTACAATCCCATGCTCGCTCTTCAACTCCTGGCGGATGACGTCCGCGTTGCCGTCGTGGCGGAAAAACCGCTCCCGAAGCCAATCGTCCAAACCGTCAAATGCCGTTCGGCGGACGGGTTGGCGATACGCGATCACCCCGCCTTCACGAAGGTAACGACGAACGGTATTGCGCGCGCATCCAAACTCCTGCGCGATCCGTTTCGCTCCCCAACCAACTTCATGCAGTCGAACCATCGCTGCAACCTCTTCCCCCGACCGCATCTCCTCGACCCGCATTGTTCCCGACAATGCAAGCTTCGACGAAACTTCAACTGTCATCTATCCTTCCTCTCAAAAGAGAGGGGTCAGTTCTTCGTTTCGTGCGGGGGTCAATTTCTCACTTCGCCCGACACCGATACCGGTTGATCGCAGGCAATATTGGTCATAATTTGCCGCAAGAAGCGCCACAGGCCTTTGCTCAAGCGGTGATCGACGTTGATGGCTTCTGACCGCGACCCAGAGACGATGCTGGTGAGAGGGACCCAGCGAACGGCGCAGTTGTCATCGACGGCGTCTTCGCGCAACACTGCGCCAACCAATCCCAAGGTGGACCTGCACACCTGCAGCGTGAAGCTGCCCTACGACAAGGTGGCTAGCCATCTCGGCTACGCGCCGGTCGTCTCGCTTGAGACCGCCTGCCGACATTCGGTCTCCTGGCTGGAATTCGCCGGATATCCCATGGCCGCGGCGCGCCTTGGTTCCCAAGAGACGAGCCACGGATGACCGATTGCAACGAGACGACCATCGTCATCACCACGTGCAATCGCGTGAACTTCCTGGGGGAGGCGATTGAAAGCGCACTGGCGCAGACTGTTCACGCGGACGAGATCATCGTCGTCGATGACGGATCGGCGGACGATCCTGCAGCCGTGGTGGCTCAATACCCAGGCACCCGGCTAATCCGGCAGGAAAACGGCGGGCTGGCGGCGGCACGCAATACCGGACTGGCCGCAGCGAGCGGCCGTTACATCGCTTTCCTCGACGCCGATGATCGGCTCCGCCCGCGCATGATCGAATTGAACCTAGGCCAGTTCCAGCGGCATCCCGAATGCGCGCTGGTCTATGGGGCCTACGATTACATCAATGAACAGGGCGCCCCCACAAGTACGGTTCCCGTACGTCTGCCAAGTCAGGACGCCTATGCTGACTTCCTGGCCGGCAACCTTATCGGGATGCACGGGACCGTTCTCTATCGGCGCGAATGGTTGCAGGCCGCAGGCGGGTTCGACCCGTCTCTGCAGACAGCCGAGGACTACGACGTCTTCCTCCGGCTGTCGTCCCGCGGCCACCCCGTCGCGGCCACGAGGGAATCTCTGGCGGAGTATCGCCGCCACGGCACCAACATTTCGAACGACCTGCCCTATATGCTGGAGCGGGTGCTCGCGGTGCTGGGCCGTCACAAGGATGCAGCCGCGAGCCGTCCGGATTGGCTTGCCGCCTATAGAAAGGGTGTCGCGGACTGGAAGAGCGATTATAGCGGCAAGCAACTCGTGCAGATGCGGCACGCATTACGGAACATGTCCGAGATCGGGCCTGCGGCGGTGCGGACGGCGCGCATGGTGGCGCTGTCGCCGGATGCGGTGGCGTCCCGAACCGTCTCGGCCGTAAAGAGCAGGATACGTCCATACCTCAATGCCGCGCGGGTCCGGTTCGGCAGTCTCGATCGGACCACCCCGATCAGCCGGAGCTTCGGCTATGACCGCGGCAAGCCGGTCGACCGCCATTACGTCGAGCAGTTCCTTGCGAAACACTCGGCCGACATCGGCGGTCGCGTCCTGGAAATCGGCGACAACCAATACACTATGCGCTTCGGCGGCGACCGTGTTGAGGTCAGCAACGTACTGAACAGGTATCCTGGCCATCCGACCACCACATTCGTAGGCGACCTGACGGACGGGGCGGGGCTGCCCTCGGACGCGTTCGACTGCTTCGTCCTGACGCAAACGCTGCACCTCCTGTTCGACCTGCGGTCGGCGGTTGCAACGCTCCACCGGGTCCTGAAACCAGGCGGCGTGCTTCTGGTCACGGTCCCCTGGGCAAGCCCTATCGATCGTGGCGAATGGGGCGCCGACTGGTTCTGGTCGATATCCCCGAACGGACTTCAACGTCTCTTGCAGGAAGCATTTGGCCCTGATTGCCAGGCGGTCACGGCCTACGGCAACGTGAAAGTCGCGACCGCTTTCCTGTACGGCTTGGCCGAGCACGAGTTGCGACCGTCCGATTTCGAAGTCCATGATCCGCATTGCCCGGTGATCGTGGCGGGTCGAGCCGTCAAGGCCGGGAGCCCCGTATGAGCCTTCGGCCGGTGCTTCGGAGGCTGTCGCGTGCAGGCCGGCAAATCATCGGGTCCGAGCGACCGATCGTACTATTGTACCACCGTGTCGACATGCTTGCCGTAGACCCTTGGCAGCTGGCGGTCACGCCACGCAACTTCGCCCGGCAGATCGCCCTGCTCCGCCGTCGCAGGCGGGTGGTGCCACTGTCCTGGCTCGCCCGGGAGCTGACTGCGGGTCGGCTTCCCGCCCGAGCCGCCGCACTGACATTTGATGACGGCTACGGCGACGTCTTCCGCAACGCTCTTCCGATCCTCGAGGCCGAGCAGTGCCCGGCCACGGTCTTCGTCACCACCGGGGCGATCGGCAGCCGGGTGGGGTTCTGGTGGGATCAGCTGTCCCGTATCGTGTACGAGACGCCTTCCCTGCCCGACGCACTCACGCTACCTCTAGCCGGAACTGTGCACACGTTCCGGCTCGCCGATGGTCGGGGAACGCCGGATCGCGATACTCTGCATGGGCGGTTGCATGCGCTCCTTAAACCGGCGGGGGCTGAGGCCCGACAAGAGGCGCTCGATCGGCTTGCGGAATGGGCCGGAGCCGAGCGCGAGTGGCGCGAGGGCGACCTCGCCATGTCGCCGGATGAGCTCGCAACGCTCTCGTCCGCGGAGCTAATCGAGATAGGTGCCCACACGGTGAGCCATCCTAGCATGCCTCTGCTGTCCACCGGCGATATTGAGCGTGAGGTAGTCGCGAGCCGACGCGACTGCGAAGCGATGACGGGGCGGGCCGTGACGGGCTTTGCCTATCCGTTCGGGGACCATGATGTCGCCTCGACCGCGGCGGTCCGGGCGGCCGGCTTCACTCACGCCTGCACCACCGTAAGTCGCGCGGCCCGGCGCGGCGACGATCCGCTGGCCATTCCCCGGCTGCTCGCTGCCGATTGGGACGAGGCGAATTTCCAAGGGGAAGTGCTGACCCATGGCTGATGCTGCCGTCCCGTCGCTCGTATCGGCCACCATCGTGGTGCTCGAGGGTGAAGATTTGCTCGGCGAGGCGATCGACAGCGCGTAATGGCGTAGATACTGACGGATTGGAAGCTCATCGTCGCCGACCATTTCCTGATTGCCTCACGGGTACTGCACCGTCCTGTGGCAATGGCGCCCTAAGTCGGCTCCTTAATCATTAGCTCTTCCAGGTACTATTTCTGTAGGTGTCAGCCGCAACGACGTAAGAACTCCCAATACCTGTTAGCGCGAAGCGCCGGCATGCTCCAACTTCCACATGTGGTAGAACGAGCTGTCTTTGTCGCTGAGCAATTCTCTAGGAGACCCCTGTTCAATAACTCGGCCCTGATGCAGAACAATAACGTGATCGGCAGACTGTATCGTGCTGAGGCGGTGTGCGATAACAACGATCGTCCTTTTTCCCCTTAGCTCGTTTATGCTAGCCTCTATAGCTGTTTGCAAAGCAGCGTCTAAGGCGCTTGTCGCCTCATCCAGGATCAAGATTTCTGAGTTTTTTCTCAATGCTCGGGCAATAGCGATTCTCTGTCGCTGACCTACTGAAAAACGGTGACCTCGCCTACGGACTGGAGTATCAAGTCCATCCGGAAGGTGGGCAACAAACTCGTGAACCTGCGCCGCCCGCGCGGCATCTTGCACGCTGTCGCGATCCCAATCTTCTGCTCCATAGCTTATCACGTCTAAAATAGTGTCCCCAAGAAGTTCAGCGTCCTGCCCGGCAAATGCGATCCGCTCTCTCCAGTCTGTTAACCTAATGGAACGAACATCTACCTCATCGACCGACATCGTACCCCGGGTGGGGTCAAAAAATCGGCACAACAGAGCTGCCACAGTACTTTTCCCAGATCCAGAAGAGCCGACGAATGCAGTCAGACGGTCCTTCACTATTTCAAAACTTGCGTCACAAATAGCTGCCGTGTCGCTACCCACGTAGGTGAAGCTCACGTTCTCAAATCGAATGCTCCTGGCCAGCCCATTGAATGCCCGTGATCCGCTTGGTTCCTCCGGCTTTTGAAGCACGTCCCTGATATGATCCAGCGTCGGCAAAGCTCTGGACAATTCGACTCGCACATGATTCAGCATTCGAACGTGAGGCTGCAGTCGGTACAGAAGGACGAGAAAGGCCACTAGCGTGCCCGCGGGGATACCCATGCTCCAGGAATAAGCTACGATAACCAAAAGGAGCGGCGCAAAAAGAACTTCCGTAATCGGGCCTATTATCGCGGCAGCTTTTTCCACGTCAACTGACGCCACACGATCACGCGCTGCTATATTAACAAAACTTCTATACTCCCGCTTCTCTCGAGAAAATAGTCTAATTACCTTTAGAGCCTCCAACGATTCGATCAGCCTCGATGAGAGCTCTGCGCTGGTTTCTTTTGCGACAGCGGCTCGACGCCTCACTCTCCTAGTAAGAACGATAGTAACAACACCAATTAGCGTTAAACCGGCTAGGGAGACCACAGTCAGTCGCGGAGACAGAAGAAAAAGAATTACGCAGAATGCCGTAATGGAGAACAGACTAACTATTCCTTTCGCCACTGCAACAACAAACTCACCTGCGAGCCACGTCTCTCCCTGAACGATGTTGAACATTCGGCCAGAACTACTACTGCTTACAAACTGATAATCGGCGCGAAGCAATCTATCAAATAGTGACGCACGCAGATCTAAAACAATCTTTTTGCTGATAATTAACGCAACAAAGGAATATAAGTATTGGATAACAGCCTTGCTTGCAAACAGGAGCAATATTCCAAATAGAAATGATAGTAGAACGGTTGTGTGATTAGCGGTCGGCCAGATATCGTTAGCGCGACCAAGTAAGGGGAATACTACAGCCACATCGGGCGATCGAAACAAGTAGGATATAAGGGGAACAAGTATCGCAACCCCAATGCCCTCAACTGCAGCAGAAGCTACGCCGAGCATGACCAGTGTTGGGAATGCCCACAGGTGTGGTCTCAGAAAGGCTCTTAGGAAATATAGGTAGGCGCGGTTCACGATGTCGGTACCACGCCAGCAACGGCCAATCGTGCGGCTACCGCCCGGCGTCGGTCGTGCCTATCCGGAATACGCGGTTCAGTCTGCAATCCCTCCTCCGGCGATATTTCATGAAAATGGCGGATATGCTGTCTCTCGCTTTTGACGGGGTGATCTGAAGACGTCCAGCCGAACCAATCTTTCAGTCGGCGCAAGATCCCTCGCGTCAACGATCGCGCTATTCTCAAATTTAATGCGGATGGAGGATCGATCAATATCGTTCTCGCTAGAAGCGCCAGGCCTTGAGGAAACTTCCCTTCACGCAGCGACCGCTCCGCTAGCCAGCTAGCGTTCTCGCCCGCCGCCCAGCGGAAGAGAAAGGCCGGGAGTTCGGGGTGCCGATTGCGCACTTCGCGCAGGACAATCTGCCGCGATTTAAACATTTTGAAGATATTGCTAGACATATTGCCATCCGAGAGGCGGTACCCCATGAGATAGGAATCGGCTATTCGTACCGCATATCGTTCCGAGATGGCGAGAAACGCCCTTGTGTCCTCTGCCCCTTGTGCTCCCCTGGCCCGAAGACTGGGATCAAATCCTCCTATCTCCAGCAGACATTTCCGCCTTACCAATACCGCGCTGCCCCCGCCCATGAAATTGAACAAAACGAGCAATGGGTAAACGTACCCCTCATAGGGTGGGAAGTGAGGGCTTTTTATAATCGCTCCTTCGGAATCGACCTCTCGGTACCTGCAGTAGACTATACCAGTGTCGGCGCCCCCGCGCTGCATGACCTCCATCTGCTTAGAAATCTTTTCACGGTGCCAGAGGTCATCCGCGTCGAGGAAAGCAACGTAATCGCCTTGCGCAGACGCGATCCCCGCATTCCGGGCGACAGCGACGCCTCCATTCGCCTGATGTATCAATCGCACTCGCTTGTCGCGAGCAGCACACTCACGCACGACGCTGGCGGTGGCGTCCGTCGACCCATCATCAACCACGATGATCTCAATTGAGGGCCATGTCTGCTCCGCTGCGCATCGAACAGCGTTTTCTACGAACCCACAGCCATTATGGACCGGTATCACCACGGATACTAGCGTGGCGGATTCATCACTCAGATTGGCCATGGATAAACCGCACCTGAATCTGGTGGTGGATAGTTTGCTGCCATTTTGGTGACCCAGCGTTCAGGAACTTCAAATCCAAAACCACTCTACAATTCACCTGCTTCCCTGCCTTGGTATTGGTTTACCAGCTCTGACCTGCCAAATCCGTCGCCCGCGAGAGCCGCGGCACCTGACGCCACCTGCTCAGCACGTCAATGGGGGCCCCGGGGATAACCTAGCGATGATGCTATCAGATCGATGTAAGCAGCCGGCGCATGCTGGCCAGCCCACGCAAGGCTCAGAATTGCGCTCTTGAATTTCCCGCTTCTGTTTAGATCCCGCACAGCTGCCTTGATCATTTGCCTGCCGTACAATCTTTTCCAAAAGCCTATGCCGTCTCTATAAGCTGCTTTATATGATCGGTCGCTGCAGGTGTGTATCTTTTGGCGCCTTAAAACCAACAATGCGCTCCGCAGCATCTTCTGGTAATTACGTGACATGTTATAGTCGTGCTGGCGGTACTCGGCAACTATTTCGCTGTACACTTCGATCGGGT encodes:
- a CDS encoding helix-turn-helix domain-containing protein — its product is MHFNGSSVKAAEFRVAYRLVQHANSEGGAIFPSQERLADQTGTKVRIVRA
- the istB gene encoding IS21-like element helper ATPase IstB; this translates as MTTVDHDMLIATLDRLKLTAIRDQLDTLLDEAARSKMNLREALGFLVSREIARRDERRISMSSKLAQFPFVRELDGFDYEAQPSLDQEQIRELATCRWIAHGDTVLFLGPPGTGKTHLAVSLGREAIRQNYNVQFVTAATLVAMLAKAHADGLLDKHLTTLSRPKLLIIDELGYLPFEANAAHLFFQLVSRRYEKGSILITSNRSVGEWGSVFGDAVVATAILDRLLHHSTVITIRGDSYRLREKRRSGLLQKVGPALETNETANQ
- the istA gene encoding IS21 family transposase, with translation MTVEVSSKLALSGTMRVEEMRSGEEVAAMVRLHEVGWGAKRIAQEFGCARNTVRRYLREGGVIAYRQPVRRTAFDGLDDWLRERFFRHDGNADVIRQELKSEHGIVIGLRSVELRVKCWRRELKAQKRATVRFETAPGHQMQIDFGDTKVWIGGERVRIHVFVATLGYSRRMHIRASLRERQTDWFEGMEGAFLRFGGVPAEVLIDNAKALVEHHDAVTREVRFNTRLHAFARYWGFTPRACAPYRARTKGKDERGVGYVKKNAIAGRRFESWAAFETHLDRWTREVADQREHGTTGVAPVERFGDEARALRPLAGRAPFGQLRDLVRKVQADCAIDLDTNSYSVPWRLIGESVQVVVLAGRVIIRHAGQVVADHAFCRGRRQRIVDRAHFVGVAGFEGPVRAVPIEVAPAALLRPLAEYEAVVGGGW
- a CDS encoding glycosyltransferase gives rise to the protein MTDCNETTIVITTCNRVNFLGEAIESALAQTVHADEIIVVDDGSADDPAAVVAQYPGTRLIRQENGGLAAARNTGLAAASGRYIAFLDADDRLRPRMIELNLGQFQRHPECALVYGAYDYINEQGAPTSTVPVRLPSQDAYADFLAGNLIGMHGTVLYRREWLQAAGGFDPSLQTAEDYDVFLRLSSRGHPVAATRESLAEYRRHGTNISNDLPYMLERVLAVLGRHKDAAASRPDWLAAYRKGVADWKSDYSGKQLVQMRHALRNMSEIGPAAVRTARMVALSPDAVASRTVSAVKSRIRPYLNAARVRFGSLDRTTPISRSFGYDRGKPVDRHYVEQFLAKHSADIGGRVLEIGDNQYTMRFGGDRVEVSNVLNRYPGHPTTTFVGDLTDGAGLPSDAFDCFVLTQTLHLLFDLRSAVATLHRVLKPGGVLLVTVPWASPIDRGEWGADWFWSISPNGLQRLLQEAFGPDCQAVTAYGNVKVATAFLYGLAEHELRPSDFEVHDPHCPVIVAGRAVKAGSPV
- a CDS encoding polysaccharide deacetylase family protein gives rise to the protein MLAVDPWQLAVTPRNFARQIALLRRRRRVVPLSWLARELTAGRLPARAAALTFDDGYGDVFRNALPILEAEQCPATVFVTTGAIGSRVGFWWDQLSRIVYETPSLPDALTLPLAGTVHTFRLADGRGTPDRDTLHGRLHALLKPAGAEARQEALDRLAEWAGAEREWREGDLAMSPDELATLSSAELIEIGAHTVSHPSMPLLSTGDIEREVVASRRDCEAMTGRAVTGFAYPFGDHDVASTAAVRAAGFTHACTTVSRAARRGDDPLAIPRLLAADWDEANFQGEVLTHG
- a CDS encoding ABC transporter ATP-binding protein; its protein translation is MNRAYLYFLRAFLRPHLWAFPTLVMLGVASAAVEGIGVAILVPLISYLFRSPDVAVVFPLLGRANDIWPTANHTTVLLSFLFGILLLFASKAVIQYLYSFVALIISKKIVLDLRASLFDRLLRADYQFVSSSSSGRMFNIVQGETWLAGEFVVAVAKGIVSLFSITAFCVILFLLSPRLTVVSLAGLTLIGVVTIVLTRRVRRRAAVAKETSAELSSRLIESLEALKVIRLFSREKREYRSFVNIAARDRVASVDVEKAAAIIGPITEVLFAPLLLVIVAYSWSMGIPAGTLVAFLVLLYRLQPHVRMLNHVRVELSRALPTLDHIRDVLQKPEEPSGSRAFNGLARSIRFENVSFTYVGSDTAAICDASFEIVKDRLTAFVGSSGSGKSTVAALLCRFFDPTRGTMSVDEVDVRSIRLTDWRERIAFAGQDAELLGDTILDVISYGAEDWDRDSVQDAARAAQVHEFVAHLPDGLDTPVRRRGHRFSVGQRQRIAIARALRKNSEILILDEATSALDAALQTAIEASINELRGKRTIVVIAHRLSTIQSADHVIVLHQGRVIEQGSPRELLSDKDSSFYHMWKLEHAGASR
- a CDS encoding glycosyltransferase family 2 protein, which translates into the protein MANLSDESATLVSVVIPVHNGCGFVENAVRCAAEQTWPSIEIIVVDDGSTDATASVVRECAARDKRVRLIHQANGGVAVARNAGIASAQGDYVAFLDADDLWHREKISKQMEVMQRGGADTGIVYCRYREVDSEGAIIKSPHFPPYEGYVYPLLVLFNFMGGGSAVLVRRKCLLEIGGFDPSLRARGAQGAEDTRAFLAISERYAVRIADSYLMGYRLSDGNMSSNIFKMFKSRQIVLREVRNRHPELPAFLFRWAAGENASWLAERSLREGKFPQGLALLARTILIDPPSALNLRIARSLTRGILRRLKDWFGWTSSDHPVKSERQHIRHFHEISPEEGLQTEPRIPDRHDRRRAVAARLAVAGVVPTS